From a region of the Pseudomonadota bacterium genome:
- a CDS encoding PAS domain S-box protein translates to MCIRQKFTRRLPEGFFLVSISPLYDEEGNVVGSVHIARDITGLKVVEKALKESEEKYRNIFENAVEGIFQTTPDGSLVSVNPALAGMYGYDSPEELMSSITNIGEQQYVNPEDRTRFKRFLEEKGHVEGFETRLYKKDGSTIWVSMNARTVREPGGAILYYEGIAEDISKRKETEERLQEQLYFLQVLIDSIPVPVFYKDAQGVYIGCNKVFETYLGKSKEQIIGKTVYEVNIKEAADVYHDMDLALYQKPGIQTYETVVTYPDGSRHNVIFNKATYLDMNGDVTGLVGVILDITDLKNTETALRKAKEGAEVANRAKSEFLASMSHEIRTPMNAIIGMAELLLETPLSSEQQKYVQVFRDAGENLLGLINDILDLSKVEAGQVHLEVMDFDLVDIIERTCDVMALRTHEKNLELVYRVFPDVPTHLTGDPTRLRQVLVNFIGNAIKFTEKGEIVLEVKNQGKEEDRVRGFEGSRVQGEEGKEEDRVRGFEGSRVQVEEDSESPIRRYADTPIHLQFSIRDTGIGISSDKIDMIFKKFTQVDASTTRKYGGTGLGLAISRRFVELMGGRIWVESEVGVGTTMSFTACFNIQKDWKQADARPDTVKLKDMKVLVIDDNATNRMILREMLINFGALVTEEEDGRSGLEILERSFTTKAPFKLLLLDYFMPSMDGFEVMSQIQKYNWLKDLSVIILTSGHVKGDREKARQLGVSGLLRKPVKKAELVEAINMAMNQSHPAVDAVSTTATEVLLSSNDERRPLNVLVAEDNEDNRLLVWSYFRNTPHKIHLVENGQIAVEKIKEVKGRYDLIFMDMQMPVMDGYTATSLIRVWERENGLERTPIVALTAFALQGDEQKSLDAGCDGYVTKPIKKAKLFETIATYARKAERE, encoded by the coding sequence ATGTGCATACGGCAGAAGTTCACGAGGAGACTCCCCGAAGGGTTTTTCCTGGTCTCTATCTCTCCATTGTATGATGAAGAAGGCAATGTCGTCGGTTCGGTTCATATTGCCCGCGATATAACAGGGCTTAAGGTAGTTGAAAAGGCGCTTAAAGAAAGCGAAGAAAAGTACCGTAATATCTTTGAAAATGCGGTGGAGGGTATTTTCCAGACAACACCCGATGGCTCTCTCGTAAGTGTTAATCCTGCACTTGCAGGAATGTACGGGTACGATTCGCCCGAAGAACTGATGAGCAGCATCACCAATATTGGCGAACAGCAATACGTCAATCCTGAAGACCGGACAAGGTTTAAAAGATTCCTTGAAGAGAAAGGCCATGTTGAAGGGTTCGAAACGAGGCTTTACAAAAAAGACGGGAGCACAATCTGGGTATCAATGAATGCAAGGACTGTGAGGGAACCGGGCGGTGCAATACTCTATTATGAAGGTATTGCAGAGGATATTTCAAAAAGGAAAGAAACAGAAGAAAGGCTTCAGGAGCAACTTTACTTTTTACAGGTTTTGATAGATTCAATTCCTGTTCCTGTTTTTTACAAGGATGCGCAAGGGGTATACATAGGCTGCAACAAGGTCTTTGAGACTTATCTCGGTAAATCAAAAGAACAGATTATTGGAAAAACGGTATATGAGGTAAACATTAAAGAGGCAGCCGACGTATACCACGATATGGACCTGGCGCTTTACCAAAAACCTGGCATTCAGACATATGAGACTGTGGTTACTTATCCGGACGGTTCAAGGCATAATGTCATTTTCAACAAAGCGACCTATCTCGATATGAATGGGGATGTTACCGGGCTGGTAGGGGTAATCCTTGATATTACAGACCTTAAAAACACGGAAACTGCCCTCAGGAAGGCGAAGGAGGGTGCGGAGGTTGCAAACCGTGCTAAGAGTGAATTTTTAGCCAGTATGAGTCATGAAATCAGGACGCCCATGAATGCAATCATCGGTATGGCGGAGCTTTTGCTGGAGACGCCCCTATCTTCTGAACAACAAAAATATGTTCAGGTTTTTCGGGATGCAGGGGAAAATCTTCTGGGGTTGATTAACGATATCCTTGACCTTTCCAAGGTGGAGGCTGGCCAGGTACACTTAGAGGTAATGGATTTTGATCTTGTGGACATCATTGAGAGAACTTGTGATGTTATGGCATTACGCACGCACGAAAAGAATCTGGAACTGGTTTATCGGGTCTTTCCGGATGTTCCGACTCATTTAACAGGGGATCCGACACGCCTGCGCCAGGTTTTGGTCAATTTCATCGGGAATGCCATAAAATTCACTGAAAAAGGTGAAATAGTTCTCGAAGTCAAAAATCAGGGGAAGGAAGAAGACAGGGTTCGAGGGTTCGAGGGTTCAAGGGTTCAAGGGGAAGAGGGGAAGGAAGAAGACAGGGTTCGAGGGTTCGAGGGTTCAAGGGTTCAAGTGGAAGAGGATTCAGAATCGCCGATACGCCGATACGCCGATACGCCGATACATCTTCAATTTTCCATCCGTGATACCGGTATCGGTATCTCCAGCGATAAGATTGATATGATTTTCAAGAAGTTTACCCAGGTAGACGCTTCAACGACGCGTAAATATGGCGGAACTGGCCTTGGTCTTGCTATTTCCAGGCGATTCGTTGAGTTGATGGGAGGCAGAATATGGGTTGAAAGCGAAGTTGGTGTGGGCACTACAATGTCATTTACGGCCTGTTTCAATATTCAGAAAGATTGGAAACAGGCGGATGCGAGACCTGACACTGTAAAACTGAAAGATATGAAGGTGCTTGTTATTGATGATAATGCTACAAACCGGATGATTTTAAGGGAGATGCTCATCAACTTCGGCGCCTTGGTTACAGAGGAGGAAGACGGCAGGAGTGGTCTCGAAATATTGGAACGCAGTTTTACCACAAAAGCGCCGTTTAAGCTCTTATTGCTTGACTATTTTATGCCATCCATGGATGGTTTCGAAGTGATGTCTCAAATTCAGAAATACAATTGGCTCAAGGACCTTTCCGTGATTATCCTTACCTCGGGACATGTTAAGGGTGATAGGGAAAAGGCACGACAGCTTGGCGTGTCGGGTTTGCTCCGAAAACCAGTCAAAAAGGCTGAACTCGTTGAGGCAATAAATATGGCGATGAATCAATCCCATCCGGCGGTGGATGCCGTTTCTACAACTGCAACTGAGGTCTTATTATCTTCCAATGACGAAAGACGGCCCTTAAATGTCCTTGTAGCTGAAGATAACGAAGACAATCGTCTGCTCGTGTGGTCCTATTTCAGAAATACCCCCCATAAGATTCATTTAGTTGAAAACGGTCAGATAGCTGTTGAAAAGATCAAAGAAGTGAAGGGCAGGTATGACCTGATTTTTATGGATATGCAAATGCCGGTGATGGATGGTTATACTGCTACTTCACTCATCAGGGTATGGGAGCGTGAAAACGGACTCGAACGGACCCCGATCGTTGCCCTCACGGCATTTGCCCTTCAGGGAGATGAACAGAAAAGCCTTGATGCCGGCTGTGATGGATATGTGACGAAACCAATCAAAAAGGCAAAACTATTTGAAACTATTGCCACATATGCAAGGAAAGCGGAAAGGGAATAG
- a CDS encoding lysylphosphatidylglycerol synthase transmembrane domain-containing protein, whose product MKRKNIVTISGFIISIILLYFSLKDINASAILETLKKTDYRLVFIPLLFIAVSIMLSSFKWQRISGGNVKFSDTFVSLMIGLFVNNVLPARIGEIVKGYVLSKRRGVSFTYALSTVFIDRIFDLVGLLFIILLFFPKHSLPVRVSQAIYILVSLLALCIILIIVFSREKFANVVSEKLHKIKKPVFAKFAKRIIEIQGNLKRIQSPLNIILFIAIAFLQWLSMSTALYFVTLTLGVKISFIYVPFVCALLNMGLAIPSSPGYIGVYQFLLVYILSIFGVPKHEGFTVSVLFHALWYIPYNLIGFSLLLKEHLKIGEIRKLEK is encoded by the coding sequence ATGAAAAGAAAAAACATCGTCACAATTTCGGGATTCATTATCAGCATAATATTGCTCTATTTTTCTCTGAAGGATATTAATGCAAGTGCAATACTCGAAACGTTAAAGAAGACAGACTACCGGCTGGTCTTTATTCCGTTATTATTTATTGCTGTCAGTATAATGCTGAGCTCCTTTAAGTGGCAGAGAATATCAGGCGGTAACGTAAAATTCTCCGACACATTTGTTTCTCTCATGATCGGCCTTTTCGTCAACAACGTTCTCCCTGCAAGGATTGGAGAGATCGTAAAGGGATATGTCCTCTCAAAAAGAAGGGGGGTCTCCTTTACTTATGCCCTTTCAACTGTCTTTATCGACAGAATTTTTGATCTTGTGGGTCTGCTGTTCATTATCCTCCTGTTCTTCCCGAAACACAGTCTCCCTGTAAGGGTCTCACAGGCCATATACATTCTCGTCAGTCTTCTTGCGCTGTGCATAATCCTTATAATCGTATTCAGCAGAGAAAAGTTCGCAAACGTTGTTTCAGAAAAACTTCACAAAATAAAAAAACCTGTCTTTGCAAAATTTGCAAAACGTATCATAGAGATCCAGGGAAATCTGAAAAGGATACAATCACCATTGAACATCATCCTCTTTATTGCTATAGCGTTTCTTCAGTGGCTTTCGATGAGTACGGCGCTCTATTTTGTTACGCTTACCCTCGGCGTTAAAATCAGTTTTATTTATGTACCATTTGTGTGCGCCCTTCTCAACATGGGGCTCGCTATCCCCTCCTCTCCAGGTTACATTGGCGTATATCAATTTCTGCTTGTATACATTTTGTCCATTTTTGGTGTTCCGAAACACGAAGGTTTTACGGTTTCCGTTCTATTCCATGCACTATGGTATATCCCCTATAATTTAATAGGGTTTTCCCTTTTGCTGAAGGAACATCTAAAAATCGGAGAAATAAGAAAGTTAGAGAAATAA
- a CDS encoding M48 family metalloprotease, producing the protein MKKHIIALFLVCMLSVVVVGCATNPVTGQSQLMLVSEQQEIAMGKEVYPNAMWGGEGGGGEFKDERAKAYLKNVVMNIHKVSHRPNLPVDFAIQNSSVPNAWAIPGYVVITRGLLAGLDNEAEFAFVMGHEMGHVSARHSASQMSLGMLHQAILAGASIALAGSDYSDAALSFGALGSGLLLLKYSRDDELDADGLGVQYMTRLGYNPRNAISAHMNLEKVSNEYMKSLGKSTQERGFFEDMLSTHPRTSVRIDEIQNIINHTPSVALKGDGVNRQQFQSMVASVKNVNNTYIAHYDKAVRALNNKNLDEAVAQITKAINIDQTQAPFYGLSGFIMLRKKNPENAEKYFNYALRLDNNYQPALRGMGSILYMKGNYAESIQYLKKSVAIFPGDMPSHYFLGMSYFKTGTYRTAVNHLKPFADAQPKHPTIHGVLGICYEYVGDTNSAYNQYAMQVKVAPNNDMGKQASGRINTLKSGMK; encoded by the coding sequence ATGAAAAAACATATCATAGCCCTTTTTCTTGTATGTATGCTTTCAGTTGTTGTTGTTGGTTGTGCAACTAATCCTGTTACCGGTCAGAGTCAGTTAATGCTTGTTTCTGAGCAGCAGGAAATTGCCATGGGCAAAGAAGTTTACCCGAATGCCATGTGGGGCGGCGAAGGCGGCGGGGGTGAGTTTAAAGACGAAAGAGCGAAGGCATATCTTAAAAACGTTGTGATGAACATCCACAAGGTATCCCACAGACCCAACCTACCGGTAGATTTTGCGATCCAGAACAGTTCTGTTCCTAATGCATGGGCAATACCAGGATATGTTGTTATTACAAGGGGACTGCTTGCAGGACTGGACAATGAAGCCGAGTTTGCCTTTGTGATGGGCCATGAGATGGGACATGTATCTGCACGCCATTCTGCAAGCCAGATGTCCCTGGGGATGCTGCACCAAGCAATACTTGCCGGGGCAAGTATTGCCCTTGCCGGAAGCGATTATTCCGATGCTGCGCTCTCGTTTGGCGCATTGGGAAGCGGCTTGTTGTTGCTCAAATACAGCAGGGACGATGAGCTTGATGCTGACGGGCTTGGCGTTCAGTATATGACAAGGCTTGGCTATAACCCGAGAAATGCGATAAGCGCCCACATGAACCTCGAGAAGGTATCGAATGAATATATGAAATCCCTCGGGAAGAGCACACAGGAAAGGGGATTTTTTGAAGATATGCTTTCCACCCACCCCAGAACATCCGTGAGGATTGACGAGATTCAGAATATTATCAACCATACTCCTTCGGTTGCGCTCAAAGGGGACGGCGTAAACAGGCAGCAGTTTCAATCTATGGTTGCCAGTGTAAAAAATGTGAACAATACTTACATTGCCCACTACGACAAGGCTGTAAGGGCGTTAAATAATAAAAATCTCGATGAAGCTGTGGCCCAGATAACAAAGGCTATCAATATAGATCAAACACAGGCGCCTTTTTACGGTTTAAGCGGTTTTATCATGCTCAGAAAGAAAAACCCTGAGAACGCCGAGAAATATTTCAATTACGCGCTTCGTCTTGACAATAATTACCAGCCTGCATTGAGGGGGATGGGCTCAATCCTCTATATGAAAGGGAATTATGCCGAGAGTATCCAGTATTTAAAAAAGAGTGTCGCCATTTTTCCCGGGGATATGCCTTCCCATTATTTCCTGGGCATGAGCTATTTTAAGACAGGGACTTACAGGACAGCCGTAAACCACCTCAAGCCTTTCGCCGATGCACAGCCCAAACATCCTACCATTCATGGGGTGCTTGGCATCTGTTACGAGTATGTAGGAGACACCAATTCAGCCTATAATCAATACGCGATGCAGGTCAAAGTTGCCCCGAACAATGACATGGGAAAGCAAGCCTCAGGACGGATCAATACGTTGAAGAGCGGGATGAAGTAA
- a CDS encoding MTH1187 family thiamine-binding protein, whose protein sequence is MSVLIEFAMFPTDKGDSVSAYVSRIIKMIDAGYASYKLTPMGTIVEVETLAEALNIVNMAYGELEHDCNRVYSTIKLDIRKGSGGRITQKIESVEKKIGKKLS, encoded by the coding sequence ATGTCAGTTTTAATTGAATTTGCAATGTTTCCCACGGATAAAGGTGATAGCGTAAGCGCTTACGTAAGCAGGATTATAAAGATGATTGATGCCGGTTATGCCTCCTACAAACTGACCCCGATGGGCACAATCGTTGAGGTTGAAACACTTGCGGAGGCGCTGAACATTGTCAATATGGCTTATGGAGAGCTTGAGCATGACTGCAACAGGGTTTACTCAACAATAAAACTCGATATCAGAAAAGGCAGCGGCGGCAGAATCACTCAGAAAATAGAGTCAGTGGAGAAAAAGATCGGCAAGAAACTTTCTTGA
- a CDS encoding PAS domain S-box protein, with translation MVKKDKTEKPKRDKSDLLRFILGISTNFIIISPDEIDKGINDVLKAIGIFADVDRSYIFQFYDNGKKMSNTHEWCAEGVEPQIAELQEMSVDDLPWFDKKIKGFEVVHISDVDELPFEAEKEKKEFIKEGIQSLIVVPIISERSIIGFLGFDSTRNKKTWQDDIISLLMIVGEIFANAITKKKITTALSESESRYKALFEYANDAIFLIKDGVFVDCNTKTLNMFACARDNIIGHTPDRFSPFFQPDGSVSAEEARKNIQAALHGRPQFFEWEHLRYDGALFDAEVSLNRVEINNGKFIHAIVRDITERKRIEGLLYKERETFYSILQKAPYGVVLSDKDGKYTYINPEFTVITGYTLEDVPTGRDWFYKAFPGKELREEIKRIWMGDIPKRGVERAFCVACKDGQTKEINFRPTMLDDGRTITMLSDITERKQAEELFKTLAHNSPVGVYIVQTGRFKFVNPYFERITGYAESELLDKDAMILVIPDDRNLTREHVLEMLKGEKMSAHEVKVLRKTGETRWILQSITSIQFKGKPAVLGSFVDITEKKQMEEKLRTMSIIDELTQLYNRRGFFTLATQQMKILSRNKKEMLLFFIDLDGLKWINDTLGHQEGDLALIGTANILRETFRDADVMGRIGGDEFAILAVGTSEMTGALLEKRLQEHIDLHNNEIGIVHKLSMSVGVAIYNPECPSTIDELMSKADTSMYEEKKRKRSRQEFTR, from the coding sequence GTGGTAAAGAAAGATAAGACAGAAAAGCCAAAACGAGATAAAAGCGATTTGCTTCGTTTTATTTTAGGGATATCTACAAATTTCATAATCATTTCCCCTGATGAAATTGACAAGGGCATCAATGATGTTTTGAAAGCAATCGGTATCTTTGCTGATGTTGATCGAAGTTATATTTTTCAGTTTTATGATAATGGAAAGAAAATGTCTAATACCCATGAATGGTGTGCAGAGGGGGTAGAACCGCAAATAGCAGAACTTCAGGAAATGTCCGTGGATGACCTTCCATGGTTTGACAAGAAGATAAAAGGTTTTGAAGTTGTCCATATTTCCGATGTGGATGAGCTTCCATTTGAAGCAGAAAAAGAAAAGAAAGAATTCATAAAAGAAGGCATTCAATCTCTTATTGTCGTTCCAATTATCTCAGAACGTTCCATCATTGGTTTCCTCGGTTTTGACAGTACGCGCAATAAAAAAACCTGGCAGGATGATATTATTTCCCTCCTCATGATTGTTGGAGAAATCTTTGCCAATGCCATAACAAAAAAGAAGATAACGACTGCACTAAGCGAAAGTGAATCGAGGTATAAAGCCCTTTTTGAGTATGCGAATGATGCGATTTTTCTTATAAAAGATGGTGTTTTCGTGGACTGTAATACCAAAACTCTCAACATGTTCGCGTGCGCCAGGGATAACATTATAGGCCATACACCTGACCGATTTTCGCCTTTCTTTCAACCTGACGGGAGTGTTTCGGCTGAGGAAGCCCGAAAAAATATACAAGCTGCATTGCATGGAAGGCCACAATTTTTCGAATGGGAGCATCTTCGTTACGATGGAGCGCTATTCGATGCAGAAGTAAGTCTTAACAGAGTCGAGATCAACAACGGAAAATTTATTCATGCCATTGTTCGTGACATTACCGAGCGGAAGCGCATAGAAGGGCTTTTATACAAGGAAAGGGAAACATTTTATTCTATCCTCCAGAAGGCGCCCTACGGGGTAGTGCTGTCCGACAAAGATGGAAAATATACATACATTAACCCGGAATTTACCGTTATTACCGGGTACACCTTAGAGGATGTTCCTACCGGAAGAGATTGGTTTTACAAAGCCTTTCCGGGAAAAGAGTTACGTGAGGAGATTAAAAGAATTTGGATGGGTGATATCCCTAAAAGGGGTGTGGAAAGAGCCTTTTGCGTAGCATGTAAAGATGGACAAACCAAGGAGATAAATTTTAGACCGACTATGCTGGATGACGGCAGAACAATTACCATGTTATCGGATATTACAGAGCGGAAGCAGGCGGAAGAACTGTTCAAAACCCTTGCGCATAATTCACCGGTTGGAGTTTATATTGTCCAGACCGGAAGGTTTAAATTTGTTAATCCCTATTTTGAGCGAATAACCGGCTATGCAGAGAGTGAGTTGTTAGATAAGGACGCTATGATTCTGGTTATACCTGATGACAGAAATCTTACGAGAGAACATGTATTGGAGATGTTAAAAGGCGAAAAAATGTCGGCGCATGAAGTCAAGGTATTGAGGAAGACCGGTGAGACAAGGTGGATTCTTCAGTCAATAACTTCGATTCAATTCAAAGGGAAACCGGCAGTTCTCGGGAGTTTTGTGGATATTACTGAAAAGAAACAAATGGAAGAGAAGCTTCGTACTATGTCAATCATTGATGAATTAACACAGCTCTACAATAGAAGGGGATTTTTTACCCTTGCCACCCAGCAGATGAAAATTTTGAGTCGTAATAAAAAGGAGATGCTATTGTTTTTCATCGATCTCGATGGCTTGAAATGGATTAACGATACATTGGGGCATCAGGAAGGTGATCTTGCGCTGATCGGCACTGCAAATATCTTGAGAGAAACCTTCAGGGACGCAGACGTAATGGGTCGCATTGGCGGTGATGAGTTCGCTATCCTTGCGGTAGGCACAAGCGAAATGACCGGAGCACTGCTTGAAAAACGTCTGCAGGAACATATTGATTTGCATAATAACGAAATTGGTATAGTTCACAAGTTATCTATGAGCGTCGGGGTAGCGATTTATAACCCGGAATGCCCAAGTACAATCGATGAACTGATGTCGAAGGCAGATACTTCGATGTATGAAGAAAAGAAAAGAAAACGTTCAAGACAGGAATTTACCCGCTAA
- the cysE gene encoding serine O-acetyltransferase translates to MFKKIREDIESVFERDPAARNILEVIFCYPGFHAVLFYRMSHWFWMKKLYLLARVISHIGRFLTGIEIHPGAIIGRKFFIDHGMGVVIGETSEIGYNVTIYHGVTLGGTTWKKIKRHPTIGNNVVIGVGAKVLGPVKIGDNSKIGANSVVVNEIPPNSIVVGIPGKVVFRVEGDKRIQMDSSFMPDPQSRAIENLLDRVKKLEEKVKGEK, encoded by the coding sequence ATGTTTAAGAAAATCCGTGAAGATATTGAATCTGTTTTTGAGCGTGACCCCGCAGCAAGGAATATACTTGAAGTTATATTCTGCTATCCCGGTTTTCATGCGGTCTTATTCTATAGGATGAGTCACTGGTTCTGGATGAAAAAATTGTATTTATTAGCAAGGGTTATATCTCATATTGGAAGGTTTTTAACAGGTATCGAGATACATCCTGGTGCAATTATTGGAAGAAAATTTTTTATAGACCATGGGATGGGTGTTGTTATAGGCGAAACATCAGAGATTGGCTATAATGTGACCATATATCATGGGGTTACATTGGGCGGTACCACCTGGAAAAAAATCAAGAGACACCCGACAATCGGGAATAATGTAGTCATAGGGGTAGGTGCGAAGGTGCTTGGGCCGGTCAAGATAGGTGATAATTCAAAGATCGGGGCGAATTCGGTTGTGGTGAACGAGATACCGCCAAACTCTATTGTTGTAGGTATCCCCGGCAAGGTTGTTTTCAGGGTTGAGGGGGATAAAAGGATTCAGATGGATAGCTCTTTCATGCCGGACCCTCAATCGAGGGCAATCGAGAACCTGTTAGACAGGGTGAAGAAGCTTGAGGAGAAAGTGAAAGGTGAAAAGTGA
- a CDS encoding UPF0280 family protein, with protein MYEERFYRGITKPHDLICYEVKNKETDLLCCTRSDLKKFIEDRVFFYRHQLEEYIKQRPLFMDSLVPIEYDNFAPQIVREMIDASRAIGVGPMATVAGAIAEFVGRDIDPLSDEYIIENGGDIYLKTSKERILMIYAKDSPFSQKIGIKIVPNSKPYGVCTSSGTVGHSLSFGKADAVCVVGNSSLFTDGLATYIGNIVKQKGDIPIAIEKGKVFQGVIGLLIIIGENLGVWGDLEIVKL; from the coding sequence ATGTACGAAGAACGATTTTACAGAGGCATTACAAAACCACATGACCTGATATGCTATGAGGTAAAAAATAAAGAAACTGACCTGCTCTGCTGTACACGGAGTGATCTGAAAAAGTTCATTGAGGACAGGGTATTTTTTTACCGGCACCAGCTTGAAGAATATATTAAACAAAGGCCTTTATTTATGGATAGTCTGGTTCCCATTGAGTATGATAATTTTGCCCCGCAGATAGTGAGGGAGATGATAGATGCTTCTCGTGCGATAGGGGTTGGGCCGATGGCCACCGTTGCAGGGGCAATTGCTGAATTTGTGGGAAGGGATATTGATCCTCTGTCTGATGAATACATTATCGAGAATGGCGGGGATATATATCTGAAAACAAGCAAAGAGAGGATATTGATGATTTATGCGAAAGATTCCCCCTTCAGTCAAAAGATCGGCATAAAGATTGTTCCGAACAGCAAGCCCTATGGTGTATGTACTTCTTCGGGAACGGTGGGTCATTCGCTCAGTTTTGGCAAGGCCGATGCAGTCTGTGTGGTAGGGAATTCTTCTCTTTTTACCGATGGACTTGCAACTTATATAGGTAATATTGTAAAACAGAAGGGCGATATCCCCATTGCCATTGAGAAGGGTAAAGTATTTCAAGGTGTGATAGGGCTATTGATTATTATTGGTGAGAATCTTGGTGTGTGGGGAGATTTAGAGATAGTAAAGCTATAA
- a CDS encoding 4Fe-4S dicluster domain-containing protein, translated as MKKRIIIRFKRKTIDKPIVYRLAKDYDLIFTILRANVSPRADSMMVLEIEGADENFQKGIEYLKDMNLDIEPIEQDINRDESRCVHCGVCTSVCAPEAMYINREDMKVEFDYERCVACELCVKVCPVKAMNVSFE; from the coding sequence ATGAAAAAGAGGATAATTATTAGATTTAAGAGAAAAACAATCGATAAGCCGATAGTCTACAGGCTCGCCAAGGATTATGATTTGATTTTTACTATCTTAAGGGCCAATGTGTCCCCAAGGGCAGACTCCATGATGGTGCTCGAAATAGAAGGGGCAGACGAAAACTTCCAGAAAGGGATTGAATATTTAAAGGACATGAATCTCGACATTGAGCCCATTGAACAGGATATAAACAGAGACGAGTCCAGGTGCGTCCATTGCGGGGTATGTACGAGTGTCTGTGCACCCGAGGCAATGTATATAAACAGAGAAGATATGAAAGTTGAATTCGATTATGAGAGGTGTGTGGCATGTGAATTGTGCGTAAAGGTTTGTCCTGTAAAGGCAATGAACGTATCTTTTGAATAG
- the nifS gene encoding cysteine desulfurase NifS, which translates to MKKIYFDYNATTPVHAEVAHFVKPFFHELFGNPSSLHWAGREIRGYYDKAKEQVAGLIKAEPHEIVFTSSGTEGDNHAIKGVAYAKRDHGKHIITSTIEHPGVLNVCKYLESKGYDVTYLPVDGNGQVHPEDVKKAIRKDTILITIMYANNETGTLLPVREIGEIARASGVLFHSDMVQAIGKMHIDIKSLNVDLASFSGHKVYAPKGVGALYMREGLDIDNLIHGGHQEEGRRAGTQNMIGIAAFGKACEIVGDEIEEENRRMEYLRKRLLEGILSKVDFVRFNGDPVNRLPNTINLSFEFVEAESLLIALDLNGIAVSSGSACSSGSTEPSHVLLAMDIPAELCQSAIRLSLGRGNTEEDVDYALSVIPGVVDRLRQMSPFYKK; encoded by the coding sequence ATGAAGAAGATCTATTTTGACTACAATGCCACTACCCCGGTTCACGCTGAAGTAGCGCATTTTGTAAAACCATTTTTCCACGAGCTTTTCGGCAATCCGTCAAGCTTGCATTGGGCCGGCCGCGAAATAAGGGGATATTACGACAAGGCAAAGGAACAGGTTGCCGGTTTGATAAAAGCTGAACCCCACGAGATAGTCTTTACAAGTAGCGGAACGGAAGGTGATAACCACGCAATTAAAGGCGTTGCCTATGCGAAGAGAGACCATGGGAAGCATATTATCACCTCTACAATTGAACATCCCGGCGTTTTAAACGTCTGCAAATACCTTGAATCAAAAGGATATGATGTTACGTACCTTCCTGTGGACGGCAATGGTCAGGTACACCCCGAAGATGTAAAAAAGGCGATCAGGAAGGACACTATCCTGATTACAATCATGTATGCGAACAACGAGACGGGTACTTTGCTGCCTGTTAGAGAAATTGGTGAGATAGCAAGGGCTTCCGGTGTTCTGTTCCATTCGGATATGGTTCAGGCAATCGGTAAGATGCATATTGACATAAAATCACTCAATGTTGATCTGGCAAGCTTCTCGGGCCATAAGGTATATGCGCCGAAGGGAGTGGGAGCCCTTTACATGCGGGAGGGTCTTGATATTGATAACCTTATCCACGGGGGGCATCAGGAAGAGGGAAGAAGGGCCGGTACCCAGAACATGATCGGCATAGCAGCTTTTGGCAAGGCATGTGAAATTGTCGGGGACGAAATCGAAGAAGAGAACAGGCGGATGGAATATTTAAGGAAAAGGTTGCTTGAAGGCATTCTGAGTAAAGTTGACTTTGTTAGATTCAACGGAGACCCTGTCAACAGGTTGCCCAATACGATAAATTTGAGCTTTGAGTTTGTTGAAGCAGAATCTTTGCTTATAGCCCTTGATCTGAACGGAATAGCTGTTTCATCCGGGTCAGCCTGTTCGTCCGGCTCCACCGAGCCGTCCCATGTCCTCCTTGCAATGGATATACCGGCAGAGTTATGCCAGAGCGCCATACGGCTCAGTCTTGGAAGGGGCAATACGGAAGAGGATGTTGATTATGCCCTGTCGGTGATACCGGGGGTTGTGGATAGACTGAGGCAGATGTCGCCATTCTATAAGAAATGA